One genomic segment of Caldimonas brevitalea includes these proteins:
- a CDS encoding cbb3-type cytochrome c oxidase subunit I, which translates to MLLAKKLVLAHFWVAFVAFLGAIVLGEWQMFVRSPLAQWVNNPEHYYRSVTAHGTVMAYVLPTLVAMGFGYAISELALKRPLLGVKWAWLGFWLVVLGTAMAAVTMAMGKASVLYTFYPPMIASPFYYFGVVLVVVGSWVWVALMSVNLHAWKKENPGQTVPLAMFGNVAGAYLWAWTSVGAAVEVIVLILPASLGWTDTINAGLARVFFSWTLHAIVYFWLMPAYIVFYTIVPRAIGGRLYSDTMGRVAFVLFLVFSMPIGIHHLFADPQVGAGFKFVHAAMTAMVSVPTLLTVFTIVASVEIAGRLRGGTGLFGWIRALPWGNPMMLAVTFSFIMLGFGGAGGIINMSYQLNETVHNTQWVTGHFHLIFAGAIVLMYFMAAYELWPQLTGSGPLPQSLIKLQVWLWFIGMMILSMPWHLVGLLGMPRRMAYYDYTHPDIQPQAWTVIASTFGGLLLVISAFILVFILARAHRTPKTAPPPFTFSLEAHPGGRTPALLNGYALWLAMMIGLTLVNYGFPIAQLASLKEASVPVIPIGSR; encoded by the coding sequence GTGTTGCTAGCTAAAAAGCTCGTCCTGGCGCACTTCTGGGTCGCCTTCGTCGCCTTCCTGGGGGCCATCGTCCTCGGCGAGTGGCAGATGTTCGTGCGCAGCCCGTTGGCGCAGTGGGTCAACAACCCGGAGCACTATTACCGATCCGTCACCGCACACGGCACCGTGATGGCCTATGTCCTCCCCACCCTGGTCGCGATGGGCTTCGGCTACGCGATCTCGGAGCTGGCCCTGAAACGGCCATTGCTCGGGGTCAAGTGGGCCTGGCTGGGTTTCTGGCTGGTGGTGCTCGGCACCGCGATGGCAGCCGTGACGATGGCGATGGGCAAGGCCTCGGTTCTCTACACGTTCTACCCGCCGATGATCGCCAGCCCCTTCTACTACTTCGGCGTCGTCCTGGTGGTCGTGGGCTCCTGGGTGTGGGTCGCCCTCATGTCCGTGAACCTGCACGCCTGGAAGAAGGAGAACCCCGGCCAGACGGTGCCGCTCGCGATGTTCGGCAATGTCGCCGGCGCCTACCTGTGGGCCTGGACGTCGGTGGGGGCGGCGGTCGAGGTGATCGTGCTGATCCTTCCCGCCTCGCTGGGATGGACGGACACCATCAACGCCGGGCTGGCGCGCGTCTTCTTCTCGTGGACGCTGCACGCGATCGTCTATTTCTGGCTGATGCCTGCGTACATCGTCTTCTACACCATCGTTCCCCGCGCGATCGGAGGCCGCCTGTACAGCGACACGATGGGCCGGGTGGCGTTCGTGCTGTTCCTGGTGTTCTCGATGCCGATCGGCATCCACCACCTGTTCGCGGACCCCCAGGTGGGCGCCGGCTTCAAGTTCGTGCATGCCGCGATGACGGCGATGGTGTCGGTCCCTACCCTGCTCACCGTCTTCACCATCGTGGCGTCGGTCGAGATTGCCGGCCGCCTGCGCGGCGGCACCGGCCTGTTCGGATGGATCAGGGCCTTGCCGTGGGGCAACCCGATGATGCTCGCCGTCACGTTCTCGTTCATCATGCTCGGCTTCGGCGGCGCCGGCGGCATCATCAACATGAGCTACCAGCTCAACGAGACGGTCCACAACACGCAGTGGGTCACCGGCCACTTCCACCTGATCTTCGCCGGTGCCATCGTGCTGATGTATTTCATGGCCGCCTACGAACTCTGGCCACAGCTGACCGGCAGCGGGCCGCTGCCGCAGTCCCTCATCAAGCTGCAGGTCTGGCTGTGGTTCATCGGCATGATGATTCTCTCGATGCCCTGGCACCTGGTCGGTCTGCTCGGCATGCCTCGGCGCATGGCCTACTACGACTACACACACCCCGACATCCAGCCGCAAGCCTGGACGGTGATCGCCTCGACCTTCGGCGGCCTGCTGCTGGTCATCTCCGCCTTCATCCTCGTGTTCATCCTGGCCAGGGCCCACAGGACGCCCAAAACGGCGCCGCCGCCGTTCACGTTCAGCCTCGAGGCCCATCCCGGTGGCCGCACCCCGGCGCTGCTGAACGGATACGCGCTCTGGCTGGCGATGATGATCGGCCTGACCCTCGTCAACTACGGCTTCCCCATTGCCCAGCTCGCGTCGCTCAAGGAAGCCTCCGTCCCCGTCATTCCGATCGGGAGCCGCTGA
- a CDS encoding PQQ-binding-like beta-propeller repeat protein codes for MTRKTQDHHPASVHPAPVHAAEIVREYGPYPGADRVNGVTHDGHHVWAATGTQLVAIDPENGQPTRSLDCACDAGTAFDGTHLYQIAEARIDKIDPATGQVLASIPAPGHGSDSGLTWAEGSLWVGQYRDRKIYQIDPMTGAVLRTIETNRYVTGVTWAEGELWHGTWEGDESEIRRIDPHSGAVLERLQMPAGTGVSGLESDGAQLFYCGGGPSGKVRAVRRPKTR; via the coding sequence ATGACGCGCAAGACCCAGGACCACCACCCAGCCTCCGTCCACCCAGCCCCCGTCCACGCGGCCGAGATCGTGCGCGAGTACGGCCCCTATCCAGGAGCGGACCGCGTGAATGGTGTCACCCACGACGGCCACCACGTCTGGGCCGCCACCGGCACTCAGCTGGTGGCCATCGATCCCGAGAACGGCCAGCCCACCCGCAGCCTCGACTGCGCATGCGATGCCGGCACGGCCTTCGACGGCACCCACCTCTATCAGATCGCCGAGGCACGCATCGACAAGATCGACCCCGCCACCGGCCAGGTGCTGGCCTCGATACCGGCGCCCGGCCATGGCAGCGACTCGGGGCTCACCTGGGCCGAGGGCAGCCTGTGGGTGGGGCAGTACCGTGACCGCAAGATCTACCAGATCGACCCGATGACCGGCGCCGTGCTGCGCACCATCGAGACCAACCGCTACGTCACCGGCGTCACCTGGGCAGAGGGTGAGCTGTGGCATGGCACCTGGGAAGGCGACGAGAGCGAGATCCGCCGCATCGATCCGCACAGCGGCGCCGTGCTGGAGCGGCTGCAGATGCCCGCCGGCACCGGCGTCAGTGGACTCGAGTCCGACGGCGCTCAACTCTTTTATTGCGGCGGCGGGCCGAGCGGCAAAGTCCGCGCCGTGCGACGCCCCAAGACGCGCTGA
- a CDS encoding NAD(P)H-dependent oxidoreductase — translation MQKNILIVHAQPEPTSLNRQLVDVAEQALCEQGHVVLQSDLYAMGWKAVFDAHDFPVRADPERLCFIRESGHAYQHGLQTMDVAAEQEKLLAADAVILQFPLWWFGMPAILKGWVDRVFAYGLAYGYQGAGNRYRYGDGGFKGKRALLSVTVGGPAEDYSPRGINGPLEQLLFPITHGTLFYPGMHVLPTHAVFGAGRLDAQGVAQAKAVWRARLERLFEDRPIPFRSQNGGDYPDGHLLADGVAVGQSGLSAHVASDASPGQMQA, via the coding sequence ATGCAAAAGAACATCCTCATCGTCCATGCACAACCCGAGCCCACATCGCTGAATCGCCAACTGGTCGACGTCGCGGAGCAGGCGCTGTGCGAGCAAGGACACGTGGTCCTGCAGTCCGACCTGTATGCGATGGGCTGGAAGGCCGTGTTCGACGCGCATGACTTTCCGGTGCGCGCCGACCCGGAACGCCTGTGTTTCATCCGGGAGTCCGGCCACGCCTACCAGCACGGGCTGCAAACGATGGATGTCGCCGCGGAGCAGGAGAAGCTGCTGGCCGCCGACGCCGTGATCCTGCAGTTTCCGCTGTGGTGGTTCGGCATGCCGGCCATTCTCAAGGGCTGGGTTGACCGCGTGTTCGCCTATGGCCTGGCCTATGGGTACCAGGGGGCCGGCAATCGGTATCGTTATGGCGACGGAGGCTTCAAGGGCAAGCGCGCGCTGCTGTCGGTGACCGTCGGAGGGCCGGCTGAAGACTATTCACCGCGCGGCATCAACGGGCCGCTCGAGCAGCTGCTGTTTCCCATCACCCACGGCACGCTGTTTTATCCCGGCATGCACGTGCTGCCGACCCACGCGGTGTTCGGCGCAGGGCGTCTCGATGCGCAAGGCGTGGCGCAGGCCAAGGCCGTCTGGCGCGCGCGCCTCGAGCGCCTCTTTGAGGACCGTCCCATTCCCTTCCGCTCCCAGAACGGCGGCGACTATCCGGACGGACATCTGCTTGCCGACGGAGTGGCCGTTGGCCAAAGTGGGCTGTCGGCCCATGTCGCAAGCGATGCTTCGCCCGGCCAGATGCAGGCGTGA
- a CDS encoding c-type cytochrome: MVRGPRATVLSLGLVALGAQAQEATIPSFNRIDSMEARVQGCVTCHGNHGQGTNNGYFPGIAGKPAGYLYNQLVAFRNGTRRYPPMNYLVAYLPDAYLKEMAEHFANLRPPYAAQEQSNADQTTLTHGQRLVVNGDPTRGIPACVACHGAGLTGMNPGIPGLVGLRPTYIAAQLTRWKVGERHAAEPDCMKRIATRLSDTDIAAVSAWLARQPAPSDPSPEPANLNRMPFACGSQR; encoded by the coding sequence ATCGTCCGAGGACCGCGAGCGACAGTCTTGTCGCTCGGCTTGGTCGCGCTCGGCGCTCAGGCGCAAGAGGCCACCATCCCCTCATTCAATCGCATCGATTCGATGGAGGCCCGGGTGCAAGGCTGCGTGACCTGCCACGGCAACCACGGGCAGGGGACGAACAACGGCTACTTCCCCGGTATCGCCGGCAAACCCGCCGGCTACCTTTACAACCAGCTGGTGGCGTTTCGGAACGGCACGCGGCGGTACCCGCCCATGAATTACCTGGTCGCGTACCTCCCCGACGCCTACCTGAAAGAGATGGCCGAGCACTTCGCCAACCTCCGCCCTCCCTATGCCGCACAGGAACAGTCCAACGCAGACCAGACCACGCTGACGCACGGGCAACGCCTGGTCGTCAACGGCGACCCGACGCGCGGCATCCCCGCGTGCGTGGCCTGCCATGGGGCCGGGCTGACCGGCATGAACCCTGGCATCCCGGGGCTCGTCGGCTTGCGGCCCACCTACATTGCCGCGCAGTTGACACGCTGGAAAGTGGGTGAGCGGCACGCAGCCGAACCAGACTGCATGAAGCGCATCGCAACCCGCCTGAGCGACACCGACATCGCGGCCGTTTCGGCGTGGCTGGCACGCCAGCCCGCGCCGAGCGACCCGTCGCCGGAGCCGGCCAATCTCAACCGCATGCCCTTCGCCTGCGGCAGCCAGCGGTGA
- a CDS encoding cytochrome c oxidase subunit II, whose amino-acid sequence MTAATPPAHAHSEAVAIAAERRWVYVVGAIIALLILMMVVTGLHWASMPPSRVETVDVKTLHLKGEFVENNLGTTLGTDGKVTVRLIAQQYAFMPQCIVVPAEMPVTFRGTATDAIHGFVVGTTNANTMLIPGFVATFTTTFKKTGEQLMPCHEYCGTGHEAMWAKVQVLPPQEFLARARSGERLSCVAS is encoded by the coding sequence ATGACGGCGGCGACGCCTCCGGCGCATGCCCATTCGGAGGCGGTTGCCATCGCCGCCGAGCGACGTTGGGTTTATGTCGTCGGCGCCATCATCGCGCTGCTCATCCTGATGATGGTCGTGACCGGCCTGCACTGGGCCTCGATGCCGCCGTCTCGCGTGGAGACGGTCGACGTGAAGACGCTCCACCTGAAGGGTGAGTTCGTCGAGAACAACCTCGGCACGACGTTGGGCACGGACGGCAAGGTCACGGTTCGCCTCATCGCCCAGCAGTACGCGTTCATGCCCCAGTGCATCGTCGTCCCGGCCGAGATGCCGGTGACGTTCCGGGGTACGGCGACCGATGCCATCCACGGCTTCGTGGTGGGGACGACCAACGCCAACACCATGCTCATTCCCGGCTTCGTCGCCACCTTCACCACCACCTTCAAAAAGACCGGCGAGCAGCTGATGCCCTGCCACGAGTACTGCGGCACGGGTCACGAGGCGATGTGGGCCAAGGTCCAGGTGCTGCCACCACAAGAGTTCCTGGCCCGCGCGCGCAGCGGGGAAAGGCTGAGCTGTGTTGCTAGCTAA
- a CDS encoding c-type cytochrome, translating to MRTPVKILLALVLLGLLGVLALYLLRPGTLPSTGQPAQVNQTTQVINRGEYLARAGDCVACHTAPGGKEFAGGRAMPTPFGNIYVPNITPDDETGIGQYTADEFYRMMHTGIARDGKLLYPAMPFASYTKVTREDSDAIYAYLMSVPPIQQPNRPHELRFPYNRRELLVGWRTLYFQEGEYQPDSKQSAQWNRGAYLVQGLGHCAMCHTQVNALGGSSESKAFEGGMIPNQNWYAPSLTSNREAGLGNWSLQDIKDLLQTGVSQRSTVYGPMAEVTYNSLQYMTDEDIEAMAVYLKSLPPRDAEAPPTSQARLVSPEVMELGRRTYAAQCAMCHGDEGKGHPPAFPPLAGNQSITMSSPVNSIRMVLNGGYAPGTKKNPRPHGMPPFNHILNDEEAAAVVTYIRVAWDNSGTPVSPAQVNELRKLLPE from the coding sequence ATGCGCACACCCGTCAAGATCCTGCTCGCACTGGTGCTCCTCGGCTTGCTGGGGGTGCTGGCGCTGTATCTCCTGCGGCCGGGCACCCTGCCGAGCACAGGGCAGCCGGCGCAGGTCAACCAGACGACGCAGGTCATCAACCGCGGCGAATATCTCGCGCGCGCCGGCGACTGCGTGGCGTGCCACACCGCGCCAGGCGGCAAGGAGTTCGCCGGCGGCCGTGCGATGCCCACGCCTTTCGGCAATATCTACGTGCCCAACATCACCCCGGACGACGAGACCGGCATCGGCCAGTACACCGCCGACGAGTTCTACCGGATGATGCACACCGGCATCGCGCGCGACGGCAAGCTGCTCTACCCCGCCATGCCCTTCGCGTCGTACACCAAAGTGACGCGGGAGGACTCGGACGCGATCTACGCCTACCTGATGTCGGTGCCGCCGATCCAGCAGCCCAACCGACCGCACGAGCTTCGCTTCCCTTACAACCGCCGCGAGTTGCTGGTCGGCTGGCGCACCTTGTATTTCCAGGAAGGCGAGTACCAGCCCGACTCGAAGCAGTCCGCCCAATGGAACCGCGGGGCCTACCTGGTGCAGGGGCTGGGGCACTGCGCGATGTGCCACACGCAGGTGAATGCCTTGGGGGGCTCCAGTGAATCCAAGGCGTTCGAGGGCGGCATGATCCCCAACCAGAACTGGTACGCCCCTTCCCTGACGTCCAACCGGGAGGCGGGCCTCGGCAACTGGAGCCTGCAGGACATCAAGGACCTGCTGCAAACGGGCGTGTCGCAACGCAGCACGGTCTATGGGCCGATGGCCGAGGTGACCTACAACAGCCTCCAATACATGACCGACGAGGACATCGAGGCGATGGCGGTGTATCTGAAGTCGCTGCCGCCCCGGGATGCGGAAGCACCGCCGACGAGCCAGGCGCGCCTGGTCAGCCCCGAGGTGATGGAGCTGGGCCGCCGCACCTACGCGGCGCAGTGCGCGATGTGCCACGGCGACGAGGGCAAAGGGCACCCCCCTGCCTTCCCGCCCCTGGCCGGCAACCAGTCGATCACGATGTCGTCGCCGGTGAACTCGATCCGCATGGTGCTCAACGGCGGTTATGCGCCCGGCACGAAGAAGAACCCGAGGCCGCACGGGATGCCGCCTTTCAACCACATACTGAATGACGAGGAAGCTGCCGCCGTCGTGACGTACATCCGCGTGGCGTGGGACAACAGCGGTACGCCCGTCTCCCCCGCGCAAGTCAATGAACTGCGCAAGCTTCTGCCCGAATGA
- a CDS encoding DUF899 domain-containing protein: MNTALPETSLLNHPVVSQDRWLAERQQLLAHEKELTRLSDQIARERRALPWVRVDQTYVFDTLEGPRTLTELFEGRRQLLVQHFMFAPGWDAGCKSCSFMADHLDGAAAHLAQRDVTLLVVSRAPLADIERFRQRMGWQFRWVSSHRNDFNHDFNVSFRPEELAQGEVYYNYAMQAFPEEEAPGISVFYKGAEGEVFHTYSTYGRGVELMMGTYRLLDITPKGRDEAHLEHTMGWVRHHDRYEHTPQAGGSCCTTQG; encoded by the coding sequence ATGAACACAGCCTTGCCCGAAACGAGCCTCCTGAACCACCCCGTGGTGTCCCAAGACCGCTGGTTGGCCGAGCGCCAGCAGCTGCTGGCTCACGAGAAGGAGCTGACGCGTTTGAGCGACCAGATCGCCCGCGAGCGACGTGCGCTGCCGTGGGTGCGGGTCGACCAGACCTATGTCTTCGACACCCTTGAAGGGCCGCGCACGCTCACGGAGCTGTTCGAGGGCCGCCGCCAGCTGCTGGTGCAACACTTCATGTTCGCGCCCGGCTGGGACGCGGGCTGCAAGAGCTGCTCGTTCATGGCCGACCACCTCGACGGCGCCGCCGCGCACCTCGCACAGCGCGACGTCACGCTGCTGGTCGTCTCGCGCGCGCCGCTGGCCGACATCGAGCGCTTCCGACAGCGCATGGGCTGGCAGTTTCGTTGGGTGTCTTCGCACCGCAACGACTTCAATCACGACTTCAACGTCTCCTTCAGGCCGGAAGAACTCGCACAGGGCGAGGTCTACTACAACTATGCGATGCAAGCCTTCCCGGAAGAGGAGGCGCCGGGCATCAGCGTGTTCTACAAGGGCGCCGAGGGCGAGGTCTTCCACACCTACTCGACCTATGGGCGCGGCGTGGAGCTGATGATGGGCACCTACCGCTTGCTGGACATCACACCCAAGGGTCGCGACGAGGCGCATCTGGAACACACGATGGGCTGGGTGCGTCACCATGATCGCTACGAGCACACGCCGCAGGCCGGGGGCTCGTGCTGCACGACACAGGGCTGA
- a CDS encoding LysR family transcriptional regulator yields the protein MDTSRLDLNLLVTLEALLVERNVTRAAARLHLSQPAVSAQLARLRDVFGDPLLIPAHRGMTPTARALDLLNPLRLALDQVRATVGTHQRFEPAKAELTVTIACTDYLQVALVQPLAVALRRDAPGVRLALRHLDVPRLEAQMVRGDVDLALMTPQAGPPGLRARHLFDERYVLIARRDHPRLRRRLKVEVFAQLEHVIVSPDGGGFVTPVDDALAALGHRRKVVLSAASFLFVPEIVAHSDFVALVPQRLVQDRGDRLRLLDCPFPLQGFSVGMVWHERHHGHTGHRWVRDTLVALVNAKAAGRKGALTRA from the coding sequence ATGGATACCTCGCGCCTGGATCTCAACCTGCTGGTGACGCTCGAGGCCTTGCTGGTGGAGCGGAACGTGACCCGGGCGGCGGCTCGCCTCCACTTGAGCCAGCCGGCGGTCAGCGCGCAGTTGGCACGCCTGAGGGATGTGTTCGGCGATCCGCTGCTGATTCCCGCGCACCGGGGAATGACGCCCACCGCCCGCGCCCTGGATCTGCTCAACCCGTTGCGGCTCGCCCTCGATCAGGTGCGCGCGACCGTCGGCACCCACCAGCGCTTCGAACCGGCAAAAGCCGAGTTGACCGTCACAATCGCCTGCACCGACTACCTCCAGGTCGCGCTGGTCCAACCGCTCGCCGTCGCCCTCAGGCGCGACGCGCCCGGTGTGCGCCTGGCGCTGCGCCATCTCGACGTGCCGCGGTTGGAGGCACAGATGGTGCGCGGGGACGTGGACCTCGCGCTCATGACCCCGCAGGCGGGCCCCCCCGGGTTACGCGCCCGGCATTTGTTCGACGAACGTTATGTCCTGATCGCCCGGCGCGACCATCCGCGGTTGCGGCGCCGACTCAAGGTCGAGGTGTTTGCGCAGTTGGAGCACGTCATCGTGTCGCCCGACGGCGGCGGCTTTGTCACGCCGGTGGACGATGCGCTGGCCGCCCTCGGCCACCGGCGTAAGGTGGTGCTGTCAGCGGCATCGTTCCTGTTCGTTCCCGAGATCGTGGCGCATTCGGACTTCGTGGCCCTGGTCCCGCAGCGCCTCGTCCAGGACCGCGGCGACCGGCTGCGCTTGCTCGACTGTCCGTTCCCGCTGCAAGGTTTCTCGGTGGGCATGGTGTGGCACGAGCGCCATCACGGCCACACAGGGCATCGCTGGGTGCGTGACACCCTGGTCGCGTTGGTAAATGCCAAGGCCGCTGGACGCAAAGGCGCCCTGACACGCGCCTGA
- a CDS encoding AMP-binding protein: MSNTSTKPAEASRRDRFVEANLPEPHLLPSLEAVPAPARQTTNATHELLDAHLGRGTDARLALLSADGWGLHRTSYAALYEKVSRVAHVLVQEMGLVPGERVLLRGPNTLMLAVGWLAVARAGGVAVTTMPLLRAKELRDVVSKARIRLALCDERFSEELELCRAMVRMGDTSLLEHVAHFNGNGADLERRMATRPDTFEAWAGKSTEPALIGFTSGTTGVPKGAIHTHQDLISICEGFARHVLEVNPDDRCCGTPPLGFTFGLGGLLCFPLYHGATGVLAESLTPAGLLQLIQDTEATLCFTVPTFYRQMVPLVQQYRLGSLRHSVSAGESLPATTRLDWHAATGLQMIDGLGSTELLHVFVSCKPQDYRPGAIGRAIPGYQVVALDEALQPLPPGSTGLLAVRGPTGCRYLADSRQSQYVRDGWNLPGDVGWLDQDGYVYYAGRADDLIVSAGYNITGPEVEAVLLQHPAVSECAVVGAPDAARGQIVQAHVVLRYGFEASDVLASELQDFVKATIAPYKYPRSIVFCSSLPRTESGKLQRFKLRLGPGASARAGNA, encoded by the coding sequence ATGAGCAACACATCCACCAAACCGGCCGAAGCGTCGCGGCGTGACCGCTTCGTCGAGGCCAATCTTCCCGAACCGCATTTGCTGCCGAGCCTCGAGGCGGTGCCGGCACCGGCTCGACAGACCACCAATGCCACCCACGAACTGCTCGACGCACACCTGGGCCGCGGCACCGACGCACGTCTGGCCCTGCTCAGCGCCGACGGTTGGGGCCTGCATCGCACCAGCTACGCCGCGCTGTACGAAAAAGTGTCGCGGGTCGCCCATGTGCTCGTGCAGGAGATGGGCCTGGTGCCCGGTGAGCGGGTGCTGCTGCGCGGCCCCAACACCCTGATGCTGGCGGTGGGCTGGCTGGCGGTGGCGCGCGCCGGCGGTGTCGCCGTCACGACCATGCCGCTGCTGCGGGCGAAAGAGCTGCGCGATGTGGTCTCCAAGGCGCGCATCCGGCTGGCCCTGTGCGACGAGCGGTTCAGCGAAGAACTGGAGCTATGCCGCGCCATGGTGCGGATGGGGGACACCAGCTTGCTGGAGCACGTTGCTCACTTCAATGGCAACGGTGCCGACCTCGAGCGGCGCATGGCCACCCGGCCCGACACCTTCGAGGCCTGGGCCGGCAAGTCGACCGAGCCGGCCCTGATCGGCTTCACCAGCGGCACCACGGGCGTGCCCAAAGGGGCCATCCATACCCATCAAGACCTGATCTCGATCTGCGAGGGTTTTGCCCGCCACGTGCTCGAGGTCAACCCCGACGATCGCTGCTGCGGCACCCCGCCGCTCGGTTTCACGTTTGGTCTCGGGGGCCTGCTGTGCTTCCCGCTGTACCACGGTGCCACCGGTGTGCTGGCGGAGAGCCTGACGCCGGCCGGGCTGCTGCAATTGATCCAGGACACCGAGGCCACCTTGTGCTTCACGGTGCCGACCTTCTATCGGCAGATGGTGCCGCTGGTGCAGCAGTACCGTCTGGGGTCGTTGCGCCACAGCGTCTCGGCGGGCGAGTCCCTGCCAGCCACGACACGCCTCGACTGGCATGCGGCCACGGGCCTGCAAATGATCGACGGCCTCGGCTCCACCGAGCTGCTGCATGTCTTCGTGTCGTGCAAGCCGCAAGACTACCGCCCCGGCGCGATCGGGCGGGCCATTCCAGGCTACCAGGTGGTGGCGCTGGACGAGGCACTGCAACCGCTGCCCCCCGGCAGCACCGGGCTGCTGGCCGTGCGCGGCCCCACCGGGTGCCGTTATCTGGCCGACTCGCGCCAGTCGCAGTACGTGCGGGACGGCTGGAATCTCCCGGGCGACGTGGGCTGGCTCGACCAGGACGGGTATGTGTATTACGCCGGGCGCGCGGACGACCTGATCGTCAGTGCCGGCTACAACATCACCGGCCCCGAGGTCGAGGCGGTGCTGCTGCAGCACCCCGCCGTGAGCGAGTGTGCAGTGGTGGGGGCGCCCGACGCCGCGCGCGGGCAGATCGTGCAGGCGCATGTGGTGCTGCGCTATGGCTTCGAAGCCAGCGACGTGCTGGCCAGCGAGCTGCAGGACTTTGTCAAAGCCACCATCGCGCCCTACAAGTACCCGCGTTCCATCGTCTTCTGCAGCAGCTTGCCGCGCACCGAGTCGGGCA
- a CDS encoding c-type cytochrome has translation MDRHARVFSWSNRGFRWSVVSLVLLTVVSLLVGFVWLPSVHPDFTAQGLWAAICRAAGVPSRWYEDTSAQQPAVASHVVLERNMARVTDAGSVGRGATLALNCTMCHGAQGMSTSNAPNLAGQYPEVIIKQLMDYQSGKRVHALMQGLAAPLSEENIRDLAAYYASLPKARTAPTFYDESLPALVRVGAPLRNIAPCISCHGGVDQKFGAPWIEGMPKDYLVGQLHAFRTGARGNDVQGQMRAVARTMTDQEIQEVSEFYARKAAAAGVQGH, from the coding sequence ATGGACCGGCACGCCCGCGTTTTCTCCTGGTCGAACCGCGGTTTTCGCTGGAGCGTCGTCTCGCTCGTCCTGTTGACCGTCGTCTCGTTGCTCGTCGGTTTCGTCTGGCTGCCGTCGGTCCACCCCGACTTCACGGCCCAGGGGCTGTGGGCCGCGATCTGTCGGGCCGCGGGCGTGCCCAGCCGCTGGTATGAAGACACGTCGGCGCAACAGCCGGCCGTGGCCAGCCACGTCGTGCTCGAACGCAACATGGCGCGGGTCACCGACGCCGGGTCGGTCGGCCGCGGCGCGACCCTGGCGCTGAACTGCACGATGTGCCACGGTGCCCAAGGCATGAGCACTTCCAACGCGCCCAACCTCGCCGGACAGTACCCCGAGGTCATCATCAAGCAGCTGATGGACTACCAGTCGGGCAAGCGGGTCCACGCGCTGATGCAAGGCCTGGCAGCGCCCCTGAGCGAGGAGAACATCCGCGATCTCGCGGCCTACTACGCGTCGTTGCCGAAGGCCCGCACCGCTCCCACCTTCTACGATGAATCGCTGCCCGCCCTGGTGCGGGTGGGCGCACCGCTGCGCAACATCGCACCTTGCATCTCCTGCCACGGCGGCGTCGATCAGAAGTTCGGCGCACCGTGGATAGAAGGGATGCCCAAGGACTACCTGGTGGGCCAGTTGCACGCCTTCCGCACCGGTGCTCGCGGCAATGACGTACAGGGGCAGATGCGCGCCGTCGCGCGCACGATGACCGACCAGGAGATCCAGGAAGTGTCGGAGTTCTACGCCCGCAAAGCGGCGGCGGCAGGCGTCCAGGGTCATTGA